One stretch of Planococcus sp. PAMC 21323 DNA includes these proteins:
- a CDS encoding helix-turn-helix domain-containing protein yields the protein MNTLSILKDYPYLLTREQASSFLGVDPKSFDKYIRSHDKLNRFMIGRQERYTIESLIKFIEKQSI from the coding sequence ATGAACACGCTAAGTATATTGAAAGATTATCCGTATCTTTTAACCCGAGAACAAGCATCAAGCTTTCTTGGCGTAGACCCAAAGTCATTTGACAAATATATACGCTCTCACGATAAACTTAATCGTTTTATGATTGGTCGACAAGAACGATACACCATAGAGTCTTTAATAAAGTTCATCGAGAAACAATCTATTTAA
- a CDS encoding replication initiation factor domain-containing protein: MLDVQIDEFTLVLQPTKRPDYIEGWESMALKLIDEFIHLSKLETLLGELKEVAYSLPKGYSNGFVCDNKPYYFAIAYHEDFIQMGICIKFSAQAWMEYREQNELLFNSSIQIHQFLTNVNNNSLYTSRISRIDIAIDFINEKLNVNTIYNQISKKNQIIKTSAGRKNHSDLSAITKNNITSTFYVGSKGKNIKSLLRVYDKKKEQVETLGVRYEEAIQCENWVRFEAVFKGTYAHGLSEQLQTIKTDVELKDLLVSALTDRYQFYYGKSEKPTTYTKKMIDLLNQRSFVFNTPSPRNNLLEQSQMHILSGSGLFPYLFKVRRIWGDEGLKNCVAFLQDEFENYEPTDEVLSWLKKYSVLYTKQGYPFK, encoded by the coding sequence TTGTTGGATGTTCAAATCGATGAGTTTACTTTAGTTTTGCAGCCTACCAAAAGACCAGACTATATCGAAGGTTGGGAAAGTATGGCTCTCAAACTCATTGATGAATTCATTCACCTGTCAAAATTAGAAACTTTGTTAGGCGAACTAAAAGAAGTGGCATATTCTTTGCCTAAAGGATATTCAAATGGTTTTGTTTGCGACAATAAGCCATATTACTTCGCTATCGCTTACCACGAGGACTTTATACAGATGGGAATTTGCATAAAATTTTCTGCGCAAGCATGGATGGAATACAGAGAGCAAAATGAATTACTGTTCAATAGTTCCATACAGATTCATCAGTTTCTCACAAACGTAAATAATAACAGTTTATACACTTCCAGAATTTCGAGAATTGATATTGCAATTGATTTTATTAATGAAAAATTGAATGTAAACACTATTTACAATCAAATTTCTAAAAAAAATCAAATTATTAAAACCTCTGCTGGAAGAAAGAATCACTCAGATCTATCAGCTATTACAAAAAATAATATAACATCAACTTTTTATGTAGGTTCAAAAGGCAAAAATATTAAGTCACTATTGAGAGTTTATGATAAGAAAAAGGAACAAGTTGAAACATTAGGTGTTCGTTATGAAGAAGCAATCCAATGTGAAAACTGGGTGCGTTTTGAAGCGGTCTTTAAAGGGACTTATGCGCATGGGTTGTCAGAGCAACTGCAAACTATAAAAACGGACGTTGAGTTAAAAGATTTACTCGTTTCAGCATTAACTGATCGTTACCAGTTCTATTATGGCAAATCAGAAAAACCAACCACGTATACAAAAAAGATGATTGATTTACTCAATCAAAGGAGTTTTGTATTTAACACCCCTTCGCCACGGAACAACTTGCTCGAACAGTCACAGATGCATATTTTAAGTGGTTCTGGACTCTTTCCTTACTTATTTAAAGTCCGGCGTATCTGGGGAGATGAAGGGCTTAAAAATTGCGTTGCATTTCTTCAAGATGAATTTGAAAATTACGAGCCTACCGATGAAGTTTTATCATGGCTTAAAAAGTATTCTGTCCTGTATACGAAGCAAGGTTATCCATTCAAATAA
- a CDS encoding FtsK/SpoIIIE domain-containing protein translates to MFQVIIWLFRNKAYKGMKYAISHYLTLLKLRKAFLDANYYNKRVYFNTDVAELPKIKLVFFNEYSKAKLFVENINLNKDISVVNISFALDNFIVDRAYLSNDELYYIFEIYDSNIDQQLKFRNIQELRNHSSKSNDYTLFIDKSVSISLYGTLLVGQTGSGKTYALYSLILQMLTKNVPYNIYFADPKNSSLAVLGERLSQENTATSIDDIVKLLQVFNEAMEVRKKDIKKDLSTKLEATYADFHYEPYIFIFDEFASFQTILQTMDKKKRDEVMKLLSQVVLQGRQLGFFIWIVMQKSDATLLPTSLRENLPVKFVLGNAEKQTYTTAFGAGVDVPEKELSLGQGVFTCPIIANSPKICHFSYLDFDILEAVNLLKS, encoded by the coding sequence ATGTTTCAAGTAATTATATGGTTATTTCGCAACAAGGCTTATAAAGGTATGAAATACGCTATATCCCACTACCTTACCCTTCTAAAGCTGCGTAAAGCCTTTCTTGACGCTAACTATTACAACAAGAGAGTTTACTTTAATACAGATGTGGCAGAACTACCAAAAATTAAATTAGTGTTTTTCAACGAATATTCAAAAGCGAAGTTATTTGTTGAAAACATCAACCTCAACAAAGATATAAGTGTTGTAAACATTTCCTTTGCCTTGGATAATTTCATAGTTGATAGAGCATATTTATCAAATGATGAACTTTATTACATCTTTGAAATTTATGACAGTAACATTGATCAGCAGCTCAAATTCCGGAATATTCAGGAACTAAGGAACCACTCTTCTAAATCAAATGATTACACGCTTTTTATTGACAAATCTGTCTCAATCTCATTATATGGCACTTTGTTAGTCGGACAAACTGGTTCAGGTAAAACATATGCACTTTATTCGCTTATCCTACAAATGTTAACTAAAAATGTGCCATACAATATTTACTTTGCTGATCCCAAAAATTCGAGTCTTGCAGTTCTTGGCGAACGACTTTCACAAGAAAATACCGCCACTTCTATAGACGACATTGTTAAATTACTGCAAGTCTTTAACGAAGCTATGGAAGTTAGAAAAAAAGATATAAAAAAAGATCTTAGTACGAAATTGGAAGCAACATACGCTGATTTCCACTACGAGCCGTATATCTTTATATTTGATGAATTTGCTAGTTTTCAGACAATATTGCAGACGATGGATAAAAAAAAGCGTGATGAAGTAATGAAGCTTCTATCTCAAGTAGTTTTACAGGGACGACAATTAGGATTTTTTATTTGGATTGTTATGCAGAAGTCTGACGCTACATTGTTGCCAACTAGTTTACGTGAAAACTTACCAGTAAAGTTTGTACTTGGTAACGCTGAAAAACAGACTTACACAACAGCATTTGGCGCAGGAGTAGATGTACCCGAAAAAGAACTTTCATTAGGTCAAGGAGTCTTTACTTGTCCGATCATAGCAAACTCACCTAAAATTTGCCACTTCAGCTATCTGGATTTTGACATCCTAGAGGCTGTGAATCTCTTAAAATCGTGA
- a CDS encoding MerR family transcriptional regulator: MIWNLDEEVKQKEILEYFEGKYEEKRIVTQRTIRNWMKELKIECIQPTPKRNADRRYKKEDVLKLEQLKMDFLFKQKYKRQEKEYEKQTSNHLKQKAIDEFAKGIKLEEDYFRYLNLPSHERMSEDFELQIEIQADNIIKQDMLELCFKKLFPDILLDKEELKMNLLIVDSSIDSNDTERGIALDYLERKLYIKH, from the coding sequence ATGATTTGGAATTTAGATGAAGAAGTAAAACAAAAAGAAATACTTGAATATTTTGAGGGGAAATATGAAGAAAAGAGGATTGTCACTCAAAGAACAATAAGGAATTGGATGAAAGAGTTAAAAATCGAGTGCATTCAGCCAACTCCTAAAAGAAATGCAGATAGACGTTATAAAAAAGAGGATGTTTTAAAGTTAGAACAACTAAAAATGGATTTTTTATTTAAACAGAAATATAAAAGACAAGAGAAAGAATATGAAAAGCAAACATCTAATCATTTGAAACAAAAGGCGATAGATGAATTTGCAAAAGGTATCAAGCTTGAGGAAGATTATTTTAGATATTTAAATCTTCCTTCACATGAAAGAATGTCGGAAGATTTTGAACTTCAGATAGAAATTCAGGCAGATAATATAATTAAACAAGATATGCTAGAGCTGTGTTTTAAAAAACTATTTCCAGATATTCTTCTTGATAAAGAAGAGTTAAAAATGAATTTATTAATAGTAGATTCAAGTATCGATTCAAATGATACTGAGAGAGGTATTGCGTTAGATTATTTAGAAAGGAAATTATATATTAAACATTAA
- a CDS encoding HsdM family class I SAM-dependent methyltransferase yields MKNETQTDIWVYNMAKEAKIELFPQGSSIVQIDKSLTKASKSGSGNVGRPDFTSLIETGNDEFLILIENKKDTSRHVKYNSDGVIDLDSKSVQEFAVNGALYYALHLLKDEKVPFKKIFAVGISGGEKRHRITPIFIDDSLQYKELEEVETLVNFSSKNIHTYYMNNVLDEETNVQKESTQILQLARELHEALRTYGNLQERDKPLIVSGILLALREGEYGGFSVSQLTGDKNNPDGYKIYQAIESNLRRSNISPEAKRDKLMAQFSIFKTDAHINNKNDELGMTSLRYFAEFLWENIYQDIRFTGSHHDYLGNFYSEFMSYSGGDGQGLGIVLTPAHITQLFCDLADLKVDDVVFDPCCGTGGFLIAAMHNLLSKTDEDDEVKKRQIRQRQLHGIELQDYMFTISTTNMILRGDGKSNLRNENFLIQNSAKIQSEIMPTIGMINPPYSMATRTKDKEQYEINFISRMLDSLVEGGQGIAIVPQSTVTGKTKIEKEIMRDILKKHTLKGVITLNKETFYGVGVNPCIVVFVAGIPHSKNFKSKFIDFSNDGYKVAKHIGLIETPEAKDRKNLLLNVWSGEIEAQNEFCVETIIEPEDELLHSFYYFNEEPPTSEEFEETLADYLSFQLDMVLHGRDYLFGGDDDDDDDK; encoded by the coding sequence GTGAAAAATGAAACACAAACAGATATATGGGTTTATAATATGGCGAAAGAAGCTAAAATAGAATTATTTCCACAAGGTTCAAGCATAGTTCAAATTGATAAATCATTAACAAAAGCTAGTAAATCAGGTTCTGGAAATGTTGGAAGACCAGATTTTACTAGTTTAATAGAGACAGGCAATGATGAATTTTTAATATTGATTGAAAATAAAAAAGATACATCAAGACATGTTAAATACAATAGTGACGGTGTAATTGATTTAGATAGTAAGTCAGTTCAAGAGTTTGCTGTTAATGGTGCTTTGTATTATGCATTACATTTATTAAAAGATGAAAAAGTACCATTTAAAAAGATATTCGCTGTAGGGATTAGTGGAGGAGAAAAGCGCCACCGTATTACCCCTATTTTTATTGACGACAGTTTACAATATAAAGAGCTAGAAGAAGTAGAAACATTAGTTAACTTTTCAAGTAAAAATATTCATACCTATTATATGAATAATGTTCTCGACGAAGAAACTAATGTACAAAAAGAATCGACTCAGATTTTGCAACTTGCTAGGGAATTACATGAAGCACTCCGGACTTATGGCAACTTACAAGAACGTGATAAACCTCTAATAGTAAGCGGTATTTTATTGGCTTTGCGCGAAGGAGAATATGGAGGGTTTAGCGTTAGTCAGCTAACTGGAGATAAGAATAATCCAGATGGTTATAAGATCTATCAAGCTATCGAAAGTAATCTAAGACGTTCAAATATTTCTCCGGAAGCAAAACGAGATAAATTGATGGCTCAGTTTTCTATATTTAAAACGGATGCACACATAAATAATAAAAATGATGAATTAGGTATGACTTCATTAAGGTACTTCGCAGAATTTCTATGGGAAAATATATATCAAGATATTAGATTTACTGGATCTCACCATGATTACTTGGGGAATTTTTATAGTGAGTTTATGTCTTATAGTGGTGGAGATGGACAAGGGTTAGGGATTGTTTTAACGCCAGCCCATATAACACAATTATTTTGTGATTTAGCAGATTTAAAAGTAGATGATGTAGTATTTGATCCGTGTTGTGGAACAGGAGGGTTTTTGATTGCTGCTATGCATAATTTACTGTCAAAAACAGACGAAGATGATGAAGTGAAAAAAAGACAAATTCGTCAAAGGCAATTGCATGGGATAGAATTACAAGATTATATGTTTACAATTTCGACTACAAATATGATTTTACGTGGAGATGGAAAATCCAACTTAAGAAATGAAAATTTTCTAATTCAAAACTCAGCTAAAATACAAAGTGAGATCATGCCCACGATAGGCATGATAAATCCTCCTTATAGTATGGCAACGCGAACTAAAGACAAAGAGCAGTATGAGATTAACTTTATTAGTCGTATGCTTGATAGCCTTGTCGAGGGAGGGCAAGGTATAGCTATCGTTCCTCAATCTACGGTAACTGGTAAAACAAAAATTGAAAAAGAAATTATGAGAGATATCTTAAAGAAACACACACTTAAAGGGGTTATTACATTAAATAAGGAAACGTTTTATGGTGTAGGTGTAAATCCTTGTATAGTTGTATTTGTCGCCGGTATTCCACATAGTAAAAATTTCAAAAGTAAATTTATAGATTTTAGTAATGATGGATATAAAGTGGCGAAGCATATTGGTTTGATTGAAACTCCGGAAGCTAAAGATCGGAAAAATTTATTGCTAAATGTATGGAGTGGAGAAATAGAAGCGCAAAATGAATTTTGTGTAGAAACAATTATCGAACCTGAAGATGAATTATTACATAGTTTCTATTACTTTAATGAAGAACCACCTACGAGTGAGGAATTTGAAGAAACACTTGCTGACTATCTATCATTTCAGTTAGATATGGTTCTTCATGGTCGTGATTATCTTTTTGGAGGAGATGATGATGACGATGATGATAAATAA
- a CDS encoding restriction endonuclease subunit S — protein MTMMINKFETWGEFEIGNIFDIKSSKSGIDKNKLVEESGNVPYITRTNLNNGVETFIGERQRNRFQKDKGNAIIIGLDTQTIFYQEKSFYTGQNIQVLRNSRLNKYNAFYIIPLLKKQMKKFNWGGNGATLTRLKRTKIILPVDQSNDVCWGYMENYIEEKENRVRKKIINFLGQELAKIDSVNEISLDGIKWSNFIVEDYFDNRIGKSLDANKLDVKSGRMSYVTRKTTNNGIDGFLEAQSKKYLNEDFPVITIGNETAKPFLQNYPFYTGTKVNCLRPKEELSEYALLFFIRCLENVCKKYSYSFTINSTRLKKQKVLLPINDDNEPDWEFMSNYMRYIMSNKIKQTIKAWENISVFN, from the coding sequence ATGACGATGATGATAAATAAGTTTGAAACATGGGGAGAATTTGAAATTGGAAATATTTTCGATATAAAATCTTCTAAGAGTGGTATAGATAAAAACAAGTTAGTAGAAGAAAGTGGAAATGTACCATATATCACTAGAACTAATTTAAACAATGGCGTAGAAACATTTATTGGAGAAAGGCAACGAAACAGATTTCAAAAAGATAAAGGAAACGCTATTATTATTGGTTTGGATACTCAAACTATTTTTTATCAAGAAAAATCATTTTATACTGGACAAAATATTCAAGTTTTAAGAAACTCTCGTTTAAATAAATACAATGCTTTCTATATAATTCCTTTGTTGAAAAAGCAAATGAAAAAATTCAACTGGGGTGGAAATGGGGCAACCTTAACAAGGTTGAAACGTACTAAAATTATACTGCCTGTAGATCAAAGTAATGATGTCTGTTGGGGTTACATGGAGAATTATATAGAAGAAAAAGAAAATAGAGTAAGAAAAAAAATAATAAATTTTCTTGGGCAAGAATTAGCAAAGATAGATAGTGTAAATGAAATATCACTAGATGGTATAAAATGGAGCAATTTTATAGTAGAAGATTATTTTGATAATAGAATAGGGAAAAGCTTAGATGCAAACAAATTAGATGTTAAATCGGGGAGAATGTCATACGTAACCAGAAAAACAACTAATAACGGAATTGATGGGTTTTTAGAAGCACAATCTAAAAAATATCTAAATGAAGATTTCCCTGTAATTACAATAGGTAATGAAACTGCTAAACCTTTTTTGCAAAACTATCCATTTTATACTGGTACTAAAGTTAATTGTTTAAGACCCAAGGAAGAATTATCGGAATACGCATTATTATTTTTTATTAGATGCTTAGAAAATGTATGTAAAAAATATAGTTATTCATTTACTATAAATTCAACTAGGTTGAAAAAGCAGAAGGTATTACTTCCAATCAATGATGATAATGAACCTGATTGGGAATTTATGTCCAACTATATGAGATATATTATGAGTAACAAGATAAAACAAACTATTAAAGCGTGGGAAAATATAAGTGTATTCAACTAA
- a CDS encoding VOC family protein: protein MNRINLICLGVKDMTTAVKFYRDGLGFQTAERESDPAIVFFNSSGTKLELYPLEELAKDIDEQNPPTGTGFAGITLAYNAKSKEEVDQVIDLARNAGGKIVKEPREVFWGGYSGYFTDPDGYYWEVAWGPEFTYDDQDMLIIDS, encoded by the coding sequence ATGAACCGAATCAACTTGATTTGTCTAGGTGTAAAAGATATGACAACAGCGGTTAAATTTTATCGGGATGGCCTTGGCTTTCAAACAGCTGAAAGAGAGAGCGATCCAGCAATTGTTTTCTTTAATTCATCTGGAACAAAATTAGAATTGTATCCATTAGAGGAGTTAGCGAAAGACATTGATGAACAAAATCCGCCGACTGGCACGGGGTTTGCAGGTATTACATTAGCGTACAACGCGAAGTCTAAAGAAGAAGTAGATCAAGTCATAGATTTGGCAAGAAACGCTGGAGGGAAAATTGTAAAAGAACCTCGAGAAGTTTTCTGGGGAGGTTATTCAGGTTATTTCACAGACCCGGACGGTTATTACTGGGAAGTGGCTTGGGGACCAGAATTTACGTACGATGACCAAGATATGTTGATCATTGACTCTTAA
- a CDS encoding Mrp/NBP35 family ATP-binding protein, protein MLTEVQVRELLGALEDPFLHRSLTETEGITSVTIKEEKKHVSVKLAIAKTNTPEQMQLQMKVVELLKGAGADSVGIRFEELPPEALAKFRGTATESEAQDLLSPLNKVEFISIASGKGGVGKSTVSVNLAIALARLGKKVGLIDADIYGFSVPDMMGIDKSPVVRGQTIIPVERFGVKVISMGFFVEDNMPVVWRGPMLGKVLDQFFRDVEWGDLDYLLLDLPPGTGDVALDIHQMLPASKEIVITTPHPTAAFVAARAGAMAIQTDHEVLGVIENMSWYESAETGKREYLFGQGGGPKLAEELRTPLLGQIPMGQPDWNEEDFAPSVYLEDHPTGKIYEDIANQVIKQFADKK, encoded by the coding sequence ATGTTAACTGAAGTACAAGTACGCGAATTACTCGGAGCGTTAGAAGATCCGTTTTTACATAGATCGTTGACTGAAACAGAGGGCATTACATCTGTAACGATCAAGGAAGAGAAAAAACACGTGAGTGTGAAGTTGGCAATTGCCAAAACAAACACACCAGAACAAATGCAACTACAAATGAAAGTAGTTGAGTTATTAAAAGGAGCGGGAGCGGATTCTGTCGGTATTCGTTTTGAAGAGTTGCCACCTGAAGCGTTAGCGAAGTTCCGCGGAACGGCAACCGAATCAGAAGCGCAAGATTTATTGTCTCCATTAAACAAAGTAGAATTTATTTCGATCGCTAGTGGTAAAGGCGGCGTTGGTAAATCAACCGTCTCTGTCAACTTGGCGATCGCGTTAGCGCGTCTCGGTAAAAAAGTTGGATTGATCGATGCGGATATCTACGGCTTTAGTGTGCCGGACATGATGGGCATCGATAAATCTCCAGTTGTTCGCGGCCAGACGATTATTCCAGTTGAACGATTTGGTGTGAAAGTTATCTCGATGGGCTTTTTCGTAGAAGATAATATGCCAGTTGTATGGCGTGGTCCAATGCTTGGTAAAGTGTTAGATCAATTCTTCCGCGATGTAGAATGGGGAGATTTGGATTATCTTCTATTAGACTTGCCACCAGGCACAGGAGATGTTGCACTCGACATTCACCAAATGCTTCCGGCTTCTAAAGAAATCGTCATCACGACGCCGCACCCGACTGCAGCATTCGTCGCAGCACGTGCTGGAGCGATGGCAATTCAAACAGATCACGAAGTATTAGGTGTTATCGAAAACATGTCATGGTACGAAAGCGCAGAGACGGGCAAGAGAGAATACCTCTTTGGTCAAGGAGGCGGACCGAAACTTGCAGAAGAATTACGTACGCCGCTACTTGGACAGATTCCAATGGGTCAGCCTGACTGGAACGAAGAAGACTTTGCTCCATCTGTCTACTTGGAAGATCATCCGACAGGAAAAATTTACGAAGACATTGCGAATCAAGTCATTAAACAATTCGCCGATAAAAAATAA
- a CDS encoding KinB-signaling pathway activation protein has protein sequence MTIRNWVKFFFKALLIGGIVTGVLGLFVRWEDVFAEPFSNGQWGEFLAGFVWLVIIGLTMSIISQLCFFAYLTVHQIGMNIFRTLRLWNWIQLLIIVVVITDLILFRFAPNAQTTEQVWLYGTLLTILIVTGVVTAYVKAKWTNKETFISALFFMIVITTVEWLPALMVEAGNIDSWVTLLLFPFLAVNAYQLLVLPKYNAQSDVDRQKLEERRAARKAKSE, from the coding sequence TTGACAATACGAAACTGGGTTAAGTTTTTCTTTAAAGCTCTTTTAATAGGTGGAATTGTAACAGGGGTACTAGGATTATTCGTTCGCTGGGAAGATGTATTTGCAGAACCATTCAGCAACGGGCAATGGGGAGAGTTTTTAGCAGGATTTGTTTGGCTCGTCATTATCGGGTTGACGATGAGTATCATTAGTCAGCTTTGTTTCTTTGCTTACTTGACGGTGCATCAAATCGGGATGAACATTTTCCGCACATTGCGCTTATGGAACTGGATACAGCTTTTAATTATTGTCGTAGTTATAACAGATTTGATCCTATTCCGTTTTGCGCCAAATGCACAAACAACAGAACAAGTTTGGTTATATGGAACATTATTGACAATTTTGATTGTTACAGGAGTCGTTACGGCTTATGTTAAAGCGAAATGGACAAACAAAGAAACTTTTATTTCTGCGTTGTTCTTTATGATTGTTATTACAACAGTTGAGTGGCTTCCTGCCTTGATGGTAGAAGCAGGAAATATCGACAGCTGGGTTACGTTGTTATTGTTCCCATTCTTAGCGGTAAACGCTTATCAACTATTGGTATTACCAAAATATAACGCACAGTCCGACGTGGATCGTCAAAAGCTAGAAGAGCGACGTGCTGCAAGAAAAGCAAAATCAGAATAA
- a CDS encoding citrate synthase/methylcitrate synthase — protein MFQKGLKGVVAVQTAIASVDGDIGELRYRGELVNTVIQGKSFEETAYFLWYGVSPDTRQLQHIKQQLLSYRKLPEHLVLISQLLPKEISLMDAMRTLVSAYTHTEFQQLSSQQQAIALTAALPVMTAAFYRIQNGQQPVKPRDDLGHTANYLWMINEQEPSAVQTEALETYLKLTMEHGMNASTFAARVTISTESDIVSAITSALGTMKGPLHGGAPSGVIDLLDQIKTQDQIAPVIEDKLNSGEKIMGFGHRVYRTEDPRSVILREKCLELQGEDPWLDLAVAAEAYIVKKLNEHKPGRALYTNVEFYAAAIMRSIKMPTQLFTPTFSVARIIGWTAHTLEQQENNVIFRPQSEYIKT, from the coding sequence ATGTTTCAAAAAGGATTAAAAGGTGTAGTAGCTGTTCAAACTGCGATTGCTTCTGTGGATGGAGATATAGGTGAATTGCGCTATCGTGGCGAACTTGTAAACACAGTTATTCAAGGAAAGTCATTTGAGGAAACTGCTTATTTTCTTTGGTACGGAGTGTCACCTGACACTCGTCAATTGCAACATATCAAACAACAATTGCTTTCCTATCGCAAACTGCCAGAACATCTTGTTCTAATTTCACAGCTTTTACCAAAGGAGATTTCTTTAATGGACGCAATGCGGACCTTAGTATCCGCATATACGCATACCGAATTTCAACAATTGTCTTCTCAACAACAAGCCATTGCATTAACAGCAGCATTGCCAGTAATGACCGCTGCTTTTTACCGCATTCAAAACGGACAACAACCCGTAAAACCACGAGATGATTTAGGTCACACCGCCAATTATCTTTGGATGATCAACGAACAAGAACCTTCTGCTGTACAAACAGAAGCGCTCGAAACTTATTTAAAATTAACAATGGAACACGGCATGAATGCTTCGACTTTTGCAGCACGTGTGACCATTTCAACCGAATCCGATATAGTATCCGCCATCACGTCAGCGCTTGGCACGATGAAAGGTCCACTTCACGGGGGTGCCCCGTCAGGCGTGATTGATTTACTCGACCAAATAAAAACACAAGACCAGATTGCTCCGGTTATTGAAGACAAGTTAAATAGCGGAGAAAAAATTATGGGCTTTGGTCATCGAGTTTACCGTACAGAAGATCCACGGTCTGTAATCTTGCGAGAAAAATGTTTAGAACTTCAAGGAGAAGATCCGTGGCTCGATTTAGCAGTTGCAGCAGAAGCCTATATTGTTAAAAAGCTTAACGAACACAAGCCCGGACGTGCACTGTACACCAATGTAGAGTTTTATGCAGCGGCGATTATGCGATCTATCAAAATGCCGACTCAATTGTTTACACCCACTTTTAGTGTGGCGCGCATCATTGGATGGACAGCGCACACACTCGAACAACAAGAAAATAACGTCATCTTCAGACCACAATCCGAATACATCAAAACCTAA
- a CDS encoding LysR family transcriptional regulator, translating to MEVQWLRTFVDAAETLNFRKTSERLLMSQPSVTVHIRLLEESLGISLFKRSHNRVSLTEEGRHFKEKAEKVIAQLDGSVEELHAYAQGYRKKWTLAISPLMAETVLPYVLRSFTEQHPEVEFIIRVEESEAIEDLVESEEVSAGISALAPIGRTIEPLVVYDDPLLFILPRDAYDDETGPAISVEDTLRNSILFTHHHPVFWEELLEKLRLHMPGIRTMKVTQAHIVKRFIQEGLGTSFLPKSMVRRELVEGRLMEAHFDLFPLPTVSTYFLAKQMGVLEQDFLERIQSVYFT from the coding sequence ATGGAAGTTCAATGGTTGAGAACCTTTGTGGATGCGGCAGAAACCTTGAATTTCAGAAAAACGTCAGAGCGTCTGTTAATGTCGCAGCCTAGTGTGACCGTTCATATTCGATTATTGGAGGAAAGTTTAGGAATTTCTTTATTCAAGCGGAGCCATAACCGAGTTTCTTTAACAGAAGAAGGGCGTCATTTTAAAGAGAAAGCCGAAAAAGTAATAGCGCAATTAGATGGTAGTGTGGAAGAATTACACGCTTACGCTCAAGGGTACCGAAAAAAATGGACATTGGCGATTTCTCCTTTAATGGCCGAAACGGTTTTGCCTTATGTACTGCGGTCTTTTACAGAACAACATCCAGAAGTCGAGTTTATAATCCGTGTGGAAGAATCAGAAGCTATAGAGGACTTAGTTGAATCAGAAGAAGTGTCTGCTGGAATTTCTGCTCTAGCACCTATTGGTCGGACGATTGAACCACTTGTGGTTTATGATGACCCTTTGTTATTTATTTTGCCAAGAGATGCTTATGATGATGAAACGGGACCAGCGATTTCAGTCGAAGACACCTTGCGGAACTCGATCTTGTTTACGCATCATCATCCTGTTTTTTGGGAAGAGTTGTTAGAGAAGTTACGCTTACACATGCCCGGTATTCGAACAATGAAAGTCACACAAGCGCATATTGTAAAACGTTTTATTCAAGAAGGGCTCGGCACATCATTTTTACCCAAATCAATGGTGCGACGAGAATTGGTGGAAGGCCGTTTAATGGAAGCGCATTTCGATTTATTTCCACTGCCCACGGTCTCTACTTATTTTTTAGCCAAACAAATGGGAGTGCTAGAACAAGATTTTTTGGAGCGCATTCAGTCAGTATACTTTACTTAA